The following proteins come from a genomic window of Rutidosis leptorrhynchoides isolate AG116_Rl617_1_P2 chromosome 10, CSIRO_AGI_Rlap_v1, whole genome shotgun sequence:
- the LOC139872364 gene encoding histidine-containing phosphotransfer protein 1-like, with protein MAAVTQLQRQFIEYTTSLYKEGYLDDQFTQLQKLQDESNPDFVVEVVSLFFEDSEKLLNNLATALQQKTVDYKDIDSHVHQFKGSSSSIGALRVTNMCVHFRKFCEEKNLQGCLQCLQQVKHEYILVRSKLEALFRLEQQILQAGGSIPIME; from the exons ATGGCTGCAGTCACTCAGTTGCAAAGACAATTTATTGAGTACACCACATCTCTGTATAAAGAG GGATACCTGGATGATCAATTTACGCAACTTCAGAAACTGCAAGATGAGAGTAACCCTGATTTTGTGGTTGAAGTGGTGTCCCTGTTTTTCGAAGACTCAGAAAAGCTTCTTAACAATTTGGCCACTGCTCT TCAACAAAAGACGGTGGATTATAAAGACATTGATTCTCATGTTCATCAGTTCAAGGGTAGCAGCTCCAG CATAGGAGCACTGCGAGTCACGAACATGTGTGTTCACTTCAGAAAGTTCTGTGAGGAGAAAAACCTTCAAGG GTGTTTGCAGTGTCTGCAGCAAGTGAAACACGAATACATTCTTGTTAGGAGCAAACTCGAAGCCTTGTTCAGG TTGGAGCAACAAATCTTGCAAGCAGGCGGATCGATTCCTATCATGGAATAG